Within Pseudomonas paeninsulae, the genomic segment TAGAACTTGCGCGATTGTTCCAGGCTGTACTTGCCGAAACTCATGTCCGACATGCGTGCCAGAATCGGGAACTGCAGGGCGTTGATCGAGGCGGACTTGCCTAGGTTGTTGGCGCCGTACACCGACAGCGGGTTCTCCAGCGGAAACAGGCCGAGGCTGTAGCCGGCGGTGTTCAGCAGGGCAAAGCGGCGGATGCCGTAGCGTTCCTGGCTCATGCATCTATCTCCTGTACGGCGCGTTCGGCGGCCATGGCGCGGGCCAGGGCATCCTCTTCGCTGAGGTCTGGCTCATCTTCGGCGAGAATGATGATTGCATCCTCTGGCTCATCGTCCAGTAGCACTGGGGTCGGCAGTGGCTGCGCGCTATGCAGGGTGGCGGCCAGGTCGCGATCCTGCTGCACACTCAGGCAGACATCGAGGAAGCGGTGCATCGGTGCGAGGAAGCGGTAGACGCCGTTTTCTTCGCCGGTAAAGCCCAGCTGGTTCAGGCGGCGCATGATCTTTTCTTCCAACTCCTCGATGGTGGTAACTTCGGCCTGGAGGAACAGATCACGGTATTTTTCCAGCAGCGGCGGCAGTTCATCGCGGCCGAGGCTGCCACCGTCGAGTACTGCCAACGGGTCGCGGCCCTGATCGGCTAAATGTTCAACGAGGATGAAGGTGAACAGCGCCAGGCGCTGGGCGGTCTTGTTGACCTGGGCGCCCATCTGCTCGGGGACGAAATAGTAGAAGCCACGGCTGTCGCAGATCAGCTCATAGCCGAGCGCCTTGAACAGCGCGCGGTACTGGTCCTGCAGGTTGGACAGCTGGGCGTACAGCTCCGGGTCGCGGCGGCTGACGTGATAGCCCTTGAATAGCTCGCGGAAGATCGGTGCCAGTTGGGTCAGTTCTTTCAGGTCGATATTCATGCGGTCACTCGCACTGGCTCGTAGGGTTGATGGCCGCCCGGTGGAAATCCGCGAAGCGTTTTCCAGCGGAAAGTTGATGGCGCAGGATGGTGGGCAAGCAGGGGTTAACCATGGGTGCTGGCCATCAGGGCATAGGAGCTCAGGCTGAGCTGGTGTTCGGCGGTCAAATAGTCACGGCGCTGCAGGCGCTCGCGCTGGAAACGGGCATCGCGGGACAGGCGCGAGAACCAATACAGCAGCTCGTCGGTGGCCCCTTCGGGCTCCTGCTGCAGCAGCCAACCCATCAAGTCCGGTAACGGCAGGGCTTGTTCGCAGCGCTCGAGCATCTCCCGCGCGGTACGTGGCGCGCGGGGTGTTTCGCCCTTGCGTGTGGTACTGGCCTTGGGGAACTGCGCCGGTTTTGGTTCGAAGCGTGCCAACGCATAGACATAAGCCTCGACCTGCGACGCCGTACCGAGAAAGGTGCTCTGCGGACGACTGAACAGCGGCAGCGAGGCCTGCGGCACCGCGTCCAAGCCTTTACGCCGAATAGCCGCCAGGGCCAGGGCTGCGCCGCGGGTCACGGCGTTGTGCCGGCGGGCTTCCTCGCGCAGCGGCAGGAGCAACTCGCGGGCGCGGCGCAGGGTCAGCTGGGCGGTGGTCTGCATCTCCAGGATGCGTGCGTGGGTGCGCAGCAGCAGGTCATCGTCGACCAGCTGGCCGAGGCGCTGTTGTTCGCTGAGCAGGCGCAGCAGTACATGTTCGACCCGATAGACACCCTGCTCGAAGGCGCCGTCGGCGGCGACCAGCTGGATCATCGGTTCGACATATTCGTCCCAGGTCGCCAGCACTTCGGCGTAACGCTGACGCAGGGGGATCTGCCGGTCGCTGGTCTTGGCCCGTTCGGCCACGGCGACCAGCGCCTGTTCGTCGTTGGCCAGCTTCTTCAGCACGTCACGCACGCGCATATCCAGCAGGCGCAACTGCCGCGCCAGGTCGGCCGCGTCACGTACCTCGAAGGCATCCTTGATATAGCCGGCCAGGCGCTCCAGATGGCGCAAGTAGGCCTCGATCTCCAGGCACAGGCCCAGGCGATGTTCGCGGCGCAGGTAGGCAAGGAAGTCGTGGATCTGCGCGTTGAGCTCGAAGCGGTTGGGGCTCTTGGCCACCGGCACCAAGATATCCAGGCGGATCCACTGGTCGAGCAGGGCGGTAATGTCCACCGGCGTGCTGTCCGGCAACTGCGCCGTGAGTTGCTTGCGCAGCTCGACCAGGCTCAGGGTGCCGCTATCGAACCGCTCGCAGAGCGGTTCGAGCAACGTCCAGTGTTCGGCAAGGGCGCGCAATACGCGCTTGGGGTCGATCATCGAAAGCCGGTCGCTCAATCTGGGAAAAACGCCGATTGTACTGCATCGGCCGACAATCGATTGAGCCCGAACCGATCGGAGGCGCTTTGCGCGTGCAGGTGACGCAATGCGGCAGTTTGCGACCGCCGCAACCGTTGTTCGGTGATCTTGACGCGCTGGGAGCCCTATTCAAGTGGTTGAATTTACTGGCATGTTTTCTGCGATAGCAGATCAAACACCACGCCGGGATCGAGCCTATGCCGTTCACCTCCGCTGCCTATATCGCTGCCTGTTGGTGCGAATTGCAGGATCAGTGTGATCTGACCTGGGACCTCGGCGCCATCACCGACCGCCGCGAGGCGATTGCCTTTCTGCAGCGCTTCGAGAACCGCCTGTGTGTCTATTCGGCTTATGCGGCAACGCTCTACAGCAACTACAGCTTCGTGGTGCCGCCGAGCGATCATGGCGATATCACCATCCTCCCGGACGAGCGCTGCTGGAACGAAACCTTCCATGACATCCCGGCCCATGCGGTAGAACCCACCGGTATCCATATTCTGCCGGGTGAAACCCTGGGTTACCCAGGTCTGTACTTGAAAATCCCCAGCCACAATCGTCTGGTGGCCTCCACGGAGTTGCCGTTTCAGGATGGGCTCAGGTTGCTGATCCAGCGCTCTCGGGCCAGGGGCGAGTGGTTCCTGCCGGTGTTGATCAAGGAAGATCTGCGCGGCTTCGAGACGCGCATGCCGTCGCTGCACCTGCACCGGATCAACCTCGTCCAGTTGGCGCACTGCTCGCCGTCGAGCATCAACGCGATCAAGGGTGCCATTGCCCGCCACCTGCTCGGGTTGTTTCGCCAGACCTGAGCCGTCTGACGCCACAATTGCCAGCAATTGGACAGGCTCAGTGGCACATTGCAGTCACCCATTGGTCATCCATGCCGTTCATCCTGTCGGGCGCCTGCACATTGCGCCACGAGCGCTCCAGCTGGGCTGCGGCTGGCCGGCCTTGCGATAAAGCGTCGCCAACGGTCGGTTGACCGACGAAATATGTCCATGGCTCTTTCGATATGCGTCGGTTATCGGCACAATTCGCCTCCACTTTTTGGGGAGGGGGTTGGCACCGCTGATTTCCTGCCGGCTATACCTTGTATAGGCACACAGATGATCAAGACGCCGTACTACCTCATCGACAAGCAAAAGCTGCTGGGCAATCTCGAGAAGATCGCCTACGTCCGCGAGCACTCCGGCGCCAAGGCGCTGTTGGCGCTCAAGTGCTTTGCCACCTGGTCGGTATTCGACCTGATGCAGCAGTACATGGACGGCACCACCTCATCGTCGCTGTATGAGCTCAAGCTCGGTCGACAGAAGTTCGCTGGCGAAACCCACGCCTACAGCGTGGCCTGGGCCGACGATGAAATCGACGAGATGTTGGCCAACTGCGACAAGATCATCTTCAACTCGATCGGCCAGCTCGAGCGCTTCGCCGAGGCGTCTGCCGGCAAGATACGTGGCTTGCGGGTCAACCCGCAGGTGAGCAGCTCGGATTACCTGTTGGCCGACCCGGCGCGCCCGTTCAGCCGCCTGGGCGAGTGGGACCCGGAAAAAATCGCCACAGTGATGGATAAGGTTTCCGGCTTCATGTTCCACAACAACTGCGAGAACGACAGCTTCGAGCTGTTCGAGCAGATGCTCAGTACCATCGAAGAGCGCTTCGGCCACTTGCTGCATCAGGTCGAGTGGGTCAGCCTGGGCGGCGGCATTCACTTCACCGGTGACGGCTATCCGCTGGAGCAGTTCTGCGCGCGCCTCAAGGCTTTCTCCGAGCGTTTCGGCGTGCAGGTTTATCTGGAACCCGGTGAGGCCGCCATCACCATGAGCGCCTCGTTGGAAGTCACGGTGCTCGACACCCTGTTCAACGGTAAGCACCTGGCTGTGGTCGACAGCTCCATCGAAGCGCATATGCTCGATCTGTTGATCTACCGCCTGGACGCCAAGATGGCCCCCTGTGACGGCGAGCACAGCTACATGGTGTGCGGTAAATCCTGTCTGGCGGGGGACATTTTCGGCGAATACCGCTTCGATCGTCCGCTAACCATCGGCGATCGGTTGTCGTTTATCGACGCAGCGGGTTACACCATGGTCAAGAAAAACTGGTTTAACGGGCTTAAAATGCCGTCTATTGCAGTGCGACAGCTCGACGGCAGCGTCGAGGTTGTTCGTGAGTTTGGATTCGACGACTACCTGTCCAGCCTGTCCTGAAGGCGGCGGTTAAAGGAGAGATAAAGAAATTGAAGAAGAATGTTCTGATCATTGGTGCAGGAGGTGTCGCCAAGGTGGTGGCCCACAAGTGCGCGCAGCACAACGACGAACTCGGTCGTATTGCTATCGCGTCGCGCAACATCTCCAAATGCCAGGCCATCATCGACAGCGTAAAGGCCAAAGGCAGCTTGAAGCAGCCGGCCGAAATCCAGGCCTATGCCCTCAATGCGCTGGATATAGAAGCAACTAAGGCACTGATCCGCGAGACCCAATCGCAGATCGTCATCAACGTGGGTTCGTCCTTCCTCAACATGTCGGTGCTGCGCGCCTGCATGGATACCGGCGCCGCCTACCTTGATACCGCCATCCACGAAGAACCGGGCAAGGTCTGCGAAACGCCGCCTTGGTACGCTAACTACGAGTGGAAGCACCTGGCCGAATGCCAGGAAAAAGGCGTGACTGCCATCCTCGGTGTCGGTTTCGACCCGGGCGTGGTCAATGCCTATGCCGCACTGGCGCAGCAGCAGTACTTCGACAGCATCGAGTCGATCGACATCCTCGACGTCAACGCCGGCTCCCACGGCAAGTACTTCGCCACCAATTTCGATCCGGAAATCAATTTCCGTGAATTCACCGGACAAGTCTGGAGCTGGCAGAACAGCCAGTGGACCAGCAACAGCATGTTCGAAGTCAAGCGTAGCGACGACCTGCCGGTGGTCGGTGAGCAGAATCTGTACCTGACCGGGCATGACGAAGTGCACTCGCTGTCCAAGCACCTGAACGTACCCAACGTGCGCTTCTGGATGAGCTTCGGCGAGCACTACATCAACGTCTTCACCGTGCTGAACACCCTCGGCCTGCTCTCCGAGCAACCGGTGAAAACCGCCGAAGGCCTTGAAGTGGTGCCGCTCAAGGTGGTCAAGGCCGTGCTGCCGGATCCGGCCTCGCTGGCGCCGAGTTACAGCGGCAAGACCTGCATCGGCGACCTGGTCAAGGGCAGCAAGGACGGCAAGCCGGTGGAGTTGTTTATCTACAACATTGCCGACCACGCCGATGCCTATGCTGAGACCGACAGCCAGGGTATTTCCTACACCGCCGGCGTACCGCCGGTCGCCGCTGCTCTGCTGGTTGCCCGTGGCGACTGGGACGTGGCGCGCATGGCCAACGTCGAACAGCTGCCGGCCGAGCCGTTCCTCAAGCTCCTCGATGAGATGGGCCTGCCGACCCGGATCAAGGACGCCAACGGCGACCGACCCTGGGATCAGAAGCGCTGATCGACCAACAAGACCCGCCAATTCGGCGGGTCTTGTTTTTAGTGCCGGCTTTGCAGGCTCATCCTTGGACGCTCCGCGTCCAGAAGTGCGCGGCGATGCGCGAGAGCGATCGGTAGGGCGGGTGCAACCCGCCGGAATCTCTTGGCCATTGGCGGGTTGCACCCGCCCTACGCTTTGATGCGGAGTGTGGCGCTGCTTTCCACGCTTCCCGCCTGCGGCATTTCACGCGACAATCACAGCTTATCGACATAGGCCCCCACGTCGGGCCTGTGCTTCTGCGCATTCGTGAGGAACCCAGCATGAGCAGCAACGACCGCGTCATTATCTTCGACACCACCCTGCGCGATGGCGAGCAGAGCCCCGGCGCGTCCATGACCGGTGAAGAAAAGTTGCGCATCGCCAAGGCTCTGGAGCGTTTGCGCGTCGACGTGATCGAAGCCGGCTTCGCCATCGCCAGCCCGGGTGACTTCGCCGCGGTCAAGGCGATTGCCGACAGTATCAAGGACAGCACCGTGTGCAGCCTGTCGCGCGCCCTAGATGGTGACATCGATCGCGCCGCCGAAGCTCTCAAGGGCGCCAACAGCGGGCGCATCCACACCTTTATCGCCACCAGCCCGATCCACATGCAGTACAAGCTGCGCATGCAGCCGGATCAGGTGGTCGAGCAGGCGGTGCATGCGGTCAAGCGTGCGCGCAACCTGTGTGCCGATGTCGAGTTCTCCTGCGAAGATGCCGGTCGTTCGGACATCGACTTTCTCTGCCGGATTGTCGAGGCGGCGATTGATGCCGGTGCGCGCACCATCAATATTCCGGATACCGTGGGCTATGCGATTCCGCACCAGTACGCCGAGACCATTCGCCAGCTGCTCAACCGCGTGCCCAATGCCGACAAGGCAGTATTCTCGGTGCATTGCCACAACGATCTGGGCCTGGCCGTGGCCAACTCCCTGGCTGCCGTGGTCGCAGGCGCACGTCAGGTCGAGTGCACGATCAACGGCCTCGGCGAGCGGGCCGGCAACGCCGCGCTGGAAGAGATCGTCATGGCGATCAAGACCCGCGCAGACCTGCTCGGCGTACATACGCGCATCGACACCCCGCACATCCTCAGTACCTCGCGCCTGGTCTCCGGCATCACCGGTTTCCCGGTGCAGCCGAACAAGGCGATCGTCGGCGCCAACGCCTTCGCCCACGAATCGGGGATCCACCAGGACGGCGTGCTGAAGCACCGCGAAACCTACGAGATCATGTCTGCCGAATCGGTTGGCTGGAATGCCAACAAGATGGTCATGGGCAAACATTCCGGGCGTGCGGCGTTTCGCTCACGGCTGGAGGAGCTGGGTATCGTCCTGGCCGGCGAGGGCGAACTGAACGCCGCCTTTGCCCGTTTCAAGGATCTGGCCGACAAGAAGCACGAGATATTCGACGAAGACCTGCAGGCACTGGTTTCTGACAGCCTGACCGCCGAAGCACCTGAGCACTTCAAACTGCTGAGCCTGGAAGTGACGAGCAAAACCGGCGAAGTGCCGCAGGCGCAGATCGCGGTCAGTGTCGATGGCCAGGAGCGCCGTGCGGCCGCGCAAGGCTCCGGTCCGGTGGACGCGACCTTCAAGGCTATTGAGTCGATTGCCAGTTCGCAGGCCAGCCTGCAACTGTACTCGGTCAACGCCATCACCGAGGGCACCGACTCCCAGGGCGAAGTCACCGTACGCCTGGAGAAGGGCGGGCGCATCGTCAACGGTAACGGCGCCGATACCGACATCCTGGTGGCGTCGGCCAAGGCCTACATCAACGCCCTCAACCTGATGCAGGACAGCCAGAAGGCTCACCCGCAGGTGGCTGACGTTTGATTGCAGAGCTGCGTCGTCGCGCCTACCTGAGCGCCATGCAGGTGGCCAGCTGGCTGCCACGGCTGGAGTTGCCGTTTGCCGCGCCCTCACGCCCGCAGCTGCTGCAGCCGGCACCGCCTGAGGTGCCAGTCGCGGCCGCGCCGCCGGTCGCCGCGCCCGTCAGCGAACCCGCGCCGCCGAGCCGGCCCGAGCCGCTAGTCGAGCGGCCGAAGATCGAGGTGCCACGGCCTAGCGTCGTCCCCCGCGGCGCCAAAGTGGATGCCGCCGCTGCGGCCGAGCCGCCCGTAGTGGCCAAGCCGATGGCTGCGCCGCCGCCGCGCTTCGCCCTGCAACTGCTGCGCGCCGGTGACTGCGCCTTGCTGGTCGAGCTACCTACCGGCGAGCCCTTGCAGGGCCGCGATCCGGCCTACCTGCTGCTCAAGGATCTGTTGCGCGCCGCCGGTCTGCCGGACAGCCCGCAATTGGTCGGCGAGCCGGTACGCTGGCCATTGCTGGCGCGCGGCAGCATGGATCAGGGGCCACAGGCCGCGCTGGATTACGTGCAGAGCTTCATCGCGGCGCGCCTGGAAGAGCAGCAACCCTGCAGCTGCCTGTGGCTGGTCGGCTTGCCAGCCATCCGCTTTGCCGGCGACGCCGATGCCGAGCTCTACAACCGTGAGTTGCAGATCGACGAATTGGGTGCGGCCTGGGCGCTGCCGGGGCTGGAATTGCTGATGGACGAGCCCGCGCGCAAGGCCGAGCTGTGGCAGGCCATGCGCCGGGTGCGTCAGCGCTGGCTGGCAGGCTCTTGAACACGTCCTGCGCTGCCAGATTTCGGCCATTGCACCTACGTATCAACTGCCTGCCGAGTCAACCTGAATGAGTGATGTAATTTCTTTCCGCCCGATGACCGAGGCGGATATCGAAGCCGTGCTGAAGGTCGAGTACGCAGCGTTCAGCCATCCCTGGACGCGCGGGATCTTCCTCGACAGCCTCAAGTCCTACGACTGCTGGGTGATGTTCGACGGCCAGCAGCAGGTCGGCCACGGCGTGATCAACGTGATCATCGACGAGGCCCATCTACTCAACATCACCATCAAATCGGAGAGCCAGGGCCGTGGCTTCGGCTTGCTGCTGCTGGAGCGCTTGATGCAACGCGCCATGGAACTGAATGCCGGCGAATGCTTCCTCGAAGTGCGCGCCAGCAACCAGTCGGCTTATCGCCTGTATGAGCGTTATGGGTTCAATGAAATCGGCCGGCGCCGCGACTACTACCCGGCCGTGGGCGGCCGCGAGGACGCGCTGGTGATGGCCTGCACCCTGATCGACTGATTGCTTTAGGATCTGCCACCGGGCTTTTCGCGGGCCGAGTGCGCCTGCTCGGCCGGCTCCAGCTCTTCGGCGGGGTCGCCAGCGTCCTCGTCCTGGGCATAGTTAGCCCGCAGGTCTCTGGCGTCCTCGAGTGGCGAGCGTGCGCCATCCTCATGGATCAAGTCTTCGAGGTCGAGGTCATCCTTGTCGGGGCCGTGGCCCGGTGGGGAATCGTCGCTCAAGCCGGCTTCGCGGCGCTGACTGTGCTCGAGCTCTTCGATCAGCTCATCTTCTGGTTGCGTGGCATCCGAGAAGTCCTCTCGGGCGTCTGCTGGGTCGAGGTCTTCGTGCGGGTGTTTGCCGGTCGATGGTTTGTCGCGGTGAATGGATGGAGACATCTGCGGCTCTCCTTGGTGGGCCTTATGTAAGGTGGACGCCGATTGCGGCGAAAGATTCCCGCCGCGCTGTCGGCACAGCGGCTGACTCGATTGGCAAGTGTCTGCGGTGCCGCAGCGCACGGCCTGCCACATACTGATGGGTAACCCATCGTTCACCTAAACGGTGCCGACCGTCTCATTCGCATAAGGAGCCTCGATGCGCTTGCTCCGTCCCTGACTCGTTGCCAGCTGTTTGTTGCTGGTCGGTCTGGCGCCCTTGGTCAGGGCCCGGCGCGCGGCGGCCGGGGCGTAACCGCTGCTGCTCGATGGCGACGACTTCAGCATGGGCAGGCTGTTTCATACGGTCAGCCGCGAGATTGACGGCGAACTGCGGCTGATGAGCGAGCTGGGTTACGACGGCGCGACCCTGGGTCACCATGAGTTCGATTTTCGCCCGGCCGGGTAGGCGGCGATGATCGGCGCCGCCTACCGGGCTAAAGGCAAGGCCTCGGTGTCGCTGTTTTCCAGCAATCTGAGTTTCGATCCCACGCGTAAGGAAGACCACCGCCTGCAGGCGCACTACCAGGCCGGGCGCATTCTGCCTCTATAGGGTGATCGACAAGGGCGGCATCCGCTCCGGCCTGCGCGGCCATGACCGCAGCCTGACGGACCTCAATGGCAATGGCCTGGCGGATATTCCGACCCCGGCGCAGCAGCGCATGTTGCGCGAGCCGAGTCTTTCTCCTGCCGCGTTGTACCGCTATGCTGGCAGAATGCAATGGCGCTGCTGGCTGGTTTGCCGCTGACCACCTGAAATGATCGAGAGCGATTGGTTTGAAGTCGTGAGCAATTGGACAACGAGGCAAGAGAGCTGTCTCGAAGGGGGTGCAGGGATGTCGGATTATTCCACTCTAGATAGGGATGAAATCAATGCCTTGGCCGAAGCCATAAGCGTGCAGGATAGAGTTCCGAGCAAGGTTCTGTTGGTCGAGGACGATCCCAATACCCTGGGTAAACTGGCAAAGTTGCTCGGCAAGGAGGGTATCAGCTATCTCATCGCTTCGAGTCCGCAGAGGGCACTGGATACACTGCGGACAGACATGGACATCGGCCTGATGATTATCGACCTGCGCATCAGTGGTGATGGTAAAGGCCTTGAGTTAATTCGCCAGGTGCGCGATTCCGAGTATGGGCAGATACCGGTGATAGTGGTCTCCGCTGACGCTGGGGTAGGGGACGCCATCGAAGCAATGCGATTGCATGTGGTGGATTTCTTTCTGAAGCCTTTCGATCTGCCTCAGCTCTTGCAGGTGCTGCGAGGCGAACTGGGAATCTAGCATGCATTCAGCCGGCTGCTGGGGTCATTGTGACCCAAGGGCTCATGCGAGTTGTCAAAGTCGCTGACACCTTACCTGGGGTGAGGCATTGGGCGAGAGGATGCGAGCATGGGTGATCTGCAAGAACTATTCGACAACAACGCGCGCTGGGCCGAGGCGATTACTCAGAAAGACCCGGCGTTCTTCGCCAAGCTGGCCCGCCAGCAGGCGCCGGAATACCTGTGGATCGGTTGCTCCGATGCGCGGGTGCCGGCCAACGAAATCGTCGGTCTGCTGCCGGGCGATCTGTTCGTCCATCGCAACGTCGCCAACGTGGTGCTGCACACCGACCTCAACTGCCTGTCGGTGATCCAGTACGCGGTCGACGTGCTCAAGGTCAAACACATCCTGGTCACCGGCCACTACGGCTGCGGCGGCGTGCGTGCCTCCATGCAGGACACCCAGTTCGGCCTGATCGACGGCTGGCTGCGGACCATCCGCGATTTGTATTACGAGCACCGCGACTACCTGGCGACCCTGCCGAGCGAGGAAGAGCGGGTCGACCGCCTCTGTGAGCTCAACGTGATCCAGCAGGTGGCCAACGTCAGCCACACCACCATCGTGCAGAACGCCTGGCATCGAGGTCAGGAACTGTCGGTACATGGCTGCATCTACGGTATCAAGGACGGTCGCTGGAAGAACCTCAACGTCACCGTCAGTGGCATCGAACAGCTGCCGCCGCAATACCGCCTGCGTCCGCTCGGCCAGAGCTGAGGTGACGAACAGTTCGCGCAGCCTGGCCATGCTCGGCCTGCTGCTGGCTGTGCTCTGCTGGTCGGGCAACGCCCTGGTGGCGCGCGCCTTCGCCGGTGAGATCCCGCCCTTCGCCCTGTCGTTCTGGCGCTGGTGCCTGGCCCTGAGCCTGCTGCTGCCCTTCGTCCTAGCGCCGATGTGGCGTCATCGCCCGCAACTGCGTGCGGCCGGCTGGCGCCTGCTGGTGCTCGGCGGCCTCGGCATCGCCGGCTACAATTCGATGCTCTACAGCGCCGCGCAGACCACCGCGGCGATCAACATCACCCTGGTCAACACCTGCCTGCCGCTGCTGACCTTCATCGGCGCCGGTCTGCTGCTCGGCGAATGGCCGCAACGCCGCGCCTGGTGGGGCATGGGTCTGGCCGCGATCGGCCTGCTGGTGCTGATCACCCAGGGCAGTTGGACGACCCTGACGGCACTGTCGTTCAACCGTGGCGACCTGATCATGCTCCTGGCCGTGGCCGACTGGGCGCTGTATTCCCTGCTGCTGCGACGCTGGGCCAAGTACCTGATACCGATCCCGGCGCTGGCCCTGCTCGGCGTGCTGATGCTGCTCGGCGTGCCGCTGATCCTGCCGTTCTACCTCTACGAGCTCAGTCAGGGTGCTCGTTTCGTCGCCAGCCTGAGCAACCTCGGCGCGATTACCTATACCGCCGTGTTCGCCTCGCTGGTCGCCTATCTCGCCTGGAATCACGGCGTGCGCGTACTCGGCGCCGCCAAGGCGGCACTCTCCAGCTACCTGATGCCGGTGATCACTGCCGTACTCGGCTGGCTGCTGCTGGGTGAGGGCTTGCAGGCGTTCCACTGGCTGGGTGGCGGGTTGATCTTCGCCGGCTTGTTGCTGGGCACACAGATGGCGCCGAAGCCGGCTGATCGATAGGGTGATTATGCCGCCTGCGAGGAAGGGACGCGCCGCAGGGGCCGGGTTGGGTCGGTTAGGTCGTGCGGCGCGATACCCGTAGGCTGTTTCGCTGGTGATGGGCGCGTTTACCGCGCGGCGTTAGCTTTCTTCACCGCCGCAAGCCAGGCTGGGTTCATTTGCTTCAGCTCGGTATTCATGCCCCGAGCCTCCATGGTTTCCTTGTGCCGATTGATCTCCGCCACCATCTGGCTGAGGGCGCTGGAGTTGCCGTCCAGTTGGTGCATCTGAGTTAGGCCCAGGTGATAGAAACGCAGCAGTTTCATCGCCGTCTGATCTTGAGCAGTTACGCCGGCAGTGAGGTGGTGCATGACGTTGGTGATGCTCATCAGCCTGCGCTTGAGTTGCCAGCCGTAGACCGCCGGCGCCATCCAGGGCTGCTGCCAGAACTTGAGCCGCACCAGTGCTACGGTCAGCAGCAGCCCGGCAATAATGCCGCCCAGATTCCAGCGGAAATTATCGCCGCCGGGTTCGCCGAACAACAGCACGGCGGTGGTAGACAGCAGCATGCCCAGCAACAGGAAGATCACCACAATGGTTATCGTGCTGCGGCGCGTTTGCTGACGGTATTCTTCAGGGTTCAACTGCTTGATCTCGAACATCACTCCCGCAGGACTCCTTTGTTGAGCGGATGACAACTTGGCGGGCATTATCACCCAGAGCAATCGCGCTGGCGCGATTAACCTTGTGGCCGTGCGGGTTTTACCTGTGTGGGTC encodes:
- the mksE gene encoding Mks condensin complex protein MksE: MNIDLKELTQLAPIFRELFKGYHVSRRDPELYAQLSNLQDQYRALFKALGYELICDSRGFYYFVPEQMGAQVNKTAQRLALFTFILVEHLADQGRDPLAVLDGGSLGRDELPPLLEKYRDLFLQAEVTTIEELEEKIMRRLNQLGFTGEENGVYRFLAPMHRFLDVCLSVQQDRDLAATLHSAQPLPTPVLLDDEPEDAIIILAEDEPDLSEEDALARAMAAERAVQEIDA
- the mksB gene encoding Mks condensin complex protein MksB produces the protein MIDPKRVLRALAEHWTLLEPLCERFDSGTLSLVELRKQLTAQLPDSTPVDITALLDQWIRLDILVPVAKSPNRFELNAQIHDFLAYLRREHRLGLCLEIEAYLRHLERLAGYIKDAFEVRDAADLARQLRLLDMRVRDVLKKLANDEQALVAVAERAKTSDRQIPLRQRYAEVLATWDEYVEPMIQLVAADGAFEQGVYRVEHVLLRLLSEQQRLGQLVDDDLLLRTHARILEMQTTAQLTLRRARELLLPLREEARRHNAVTRGAALALAAIRRKGLDAVPQASLPLFSRPQSTFLGTASQVEAYVYALARFEPKPAQFPKASTTRKGETPRAPRTAREMLERCEQALPLPDLMGWLLQQEPEGATDELLYWFSRLSRDARFQRERLQRRDYLTAEHQLSLSSYALMASTHG
- a CDS encoding carboxynorspermidine decarboxylase; protein product: MIKTPYYLIDKQKLLGNLEKIAYVREHSGAKALLALKCFATWSVFDLMQQYMDGTTSSSLYELKLGRQKFAGETHAYSVAWADDEIDEMLANCDKIIFNSIGQLERFAEASAGKIRGLRVNPQVSSSDYLLADPARPFSRLGEWDPEKIATVMDKVSGFMFHNNCENDSFELFEQMLSTIEERFGHLLHQVEWVSLGGGIHFTGDGYPLEQFCARLKAFSERFGVQVYLEPGEAAITMSASLEVTVLDTLFNGKHLAVVDSSIEAHMLDLLIYRLDAKMAPCDGEHSYMVCGKSCLAGDIFGEYRFDRPLTIGDRLSFIDAAGYTMVKKNWFNGLKMPSIAVRQLDGSVEVVREFGFDDYLSSLS
- a CDS encoding saccharopine dehydrogenase family protein; amino-acid sequence: MKKNVLIIGAGGVAKVVAHKCAQHNDELGRIAIASRNISKCQAIIDSVKAKGSLKQPAEIQAYALNALDIEATKALIRETQSQIVINVGSSFLNMSVLRACMDTGAAYLDTAIHEEPGKVCETPPWYANYEWKHLAECQEKGVTAILGVGFDPGVVNAYAALAQQQYFDSIESIDILDVNAGSHGKYFATNFDPEINFREFTGQVWSWQNSQWTSNSMFEVKRSDDLPVVGEQNLYLTGHDEVHSLSKHLNVPNVRFWMSFGEHYINVFTVLNTLGLLSEQPVKTAEGLEVVPLKVVKAVLPDPASLAPSYSGKTCIGDLVKGSKDGKPVELFIYNIADHADAYAETDSQGISYTAGVPPVAAALLVARGDWDVARMANVEQLPAEPFLKLLDEMGLPTRIKDANGDRPWDQKR
- a CDS encoding 2-isopropylmalate synthase → MSSNDRVIIFDTTLRDGEQSPGASMTGEEKLRIAKALERLRVDVIEAGFAIASPGDFAAVKAIADSIKDSTVCSLSRALDGDIDRAAEALKGANSGRIHTFIATSPIHMQYKLRMQPDQVVEQAVHAVKRARNLCADVEFSCEDAGRSDIDFLCRIVEAAIDAGARTINIPDTVGYAIPHQYAETIRQLLNRVPNADKAVFSVHCHNDLGLAVANSLAAVVAGARQVECTINGLGERAGNAALEEIVMAIKTRADLLGVHTRIDTPHILSTSRLVSGITGFPVQPNKAIVGANAFAHESGIHQDGVLKHRETYEIMSAESVGWNANKMVMGKHSGRAAFRSRLEELGIVLAGEGELNAAFARFKDLADKKHEIFDEDLQALVSDSLTAEAPEHFKLLSLEVTSKTGEVPQAQIAVSVDGQERRAAAQGSGPVDATFKAIESIASSQASLQLYSVNAITEGTDSQGEVTVRLEKGGRIVNGNGADTDILVASAKAYINALNLMQDSQKAHPQVADV
- a CDS encoding energy transducer TonB, with the translated sequence MIAELRRRAYLSAMQVASWLPRLELPFAAPSRPQLLQPAPPEVPVAAAPPVAAPVSEPAPPSRPEPLVERPKIEVPRPSVVPRGAKVDAAAAAEPPVVAKPMAAPPPRFALQLLRAGDCALLVELPTGEPLQGRDPAYLLLKDLLRAAGLPDSPQLVGEPVRWPLLARGSMDQGPQAALDYVQSFIAARLEEQQPCSCLWLVGLPAIRFAGDADAELYNRELQIDELGAAWALPGLELLMDEPARKAELWQAMRRVRQRWLAGS
- the rimI gene encoding ribosomal protein S18-alanine N-acetyltransferase, producing MSDVISFRPMTEADIEAVLKVEYAAFSHPWTRGIFLDSLKSYDCWVMFDGQQQVGHGVINVIIDEAHLLNITIKSESQGRGFGLLLLERLMQRAMELNAGECFLEVRASNQSAYRLYERYGFNEIGRRRDYYPAVGGREDALVMACTLID
- a CDS encoding response regulator, which codes for MSDYSTLDRDEINALAEAISVQDRVPSKVLLVEDDPNTLGKLAKLLGKEGISYLIASSPQRALDTLRTDMDIGLMIIDLRISGDGKGLELIRQVRDSEYGQIPVIVVSADAGVGDAIEAMRLHVVDFFLKPFDLPQLLQVLRGELGI